A genomic stretch from Helianthus annuus cultivar XRQ/B chromosome 1, HanXRQr2.0-SUNRISE, whole genome shotgun sequence includes:
- the LOC110941240 gene encoding uncharacterized protein LOC110941240 translates to MLHDRARPSHSPYRPGGRGSSLYSDNFTPLTKTPSEILATERVKSSFPRLPPIKPGPKAQLNEYCDFHKGFGHKTDDCMYLKREIEAAVKTGKLAHLVKEIKEGGGDRKGKDVREPGRADVDMNRRRNEFDTTRSVKARILGSPDRMKAPTLMPHLEENEVQRLPLNISAIIVGHKVARIHVYWGSGVEVINEHCFLRFDRDVRDRLEEDSIRLVGFNNSVSHPLGKIKLPFTVGVGDRVQTINLTFTVVRAPSIYNAILGRPGIGDLQAQASTPHGALVFQTPKGLAWVKSAFEVVSSVSEGKTPEKSQKDGV, encoded by the coding sequence ATGTTGCATGATAGAGCGAGGCCCTCGCATTCCCCATATCGGCCCGGGGGAAGAGGCTCATCCCTCTACTCTGACAACTTCACCCCTCTCACCAAAACCCCAAGTGAAATACTGGCCACTGAGAGGGTGAAGAGCTCCTTCCCAAGACTGCCACCCATAAAGCCCGGGCCAAAAGCACAACTGAACGAGTATTGTGACTTTCACAAAGGATTCGGTCATAAAACTGATGATTGCATGTATCTCAAGAGGGAAATAGAGGCCGCGGTGAAAACGGGCAAACTGGCTCACTTGGTTAAGGAGATTAAGGAAGGAGGAGGGGATCGCAAAGGGAAAGATGTGCGGGAGCCTGGAAGGGCAGATGTAGACATGAACCGAAGGAGGAATGAATTTGATACCACTAGAAGTGTAAAGGCCAGGATTCTGGGCTCACCAGACCGCATGAAAGCTCCCACCTTGATGCCACACCTGGAGGAAAACGAAGTGCAGCGACTCCCCCTTAACATCTCAGCCATAATAGTCGGCCACAAGGTGGCCAGAATACATGTGTATTGGGGATCCGGGGTAGAAGTAATCAATGAACACTGTTTCCTCAGATTTGACAGGGACGTAAGAGATAGACTTGAGGAGGACTCTATCCGCCTAGTAGGTTTCAACAACAGCGTGTCACACCCTTTGGGAAAGATCAAACTCCCATTTACAGTCGGGGTCGGGGATCGTGTCCAAACTATAAACTTAACCTTCACAGTGGTCCGAGCACCCTCAATATACAATGCAATCCTGGGAAGACCGGGGATTGGGGACCTGCAAGCACAGGCATCAACACCGCATGGAGCTCTAGTGTTCCAAACACCAAAGGGCCTGGCCTGGGTAAAGTCTGCGTTTGAAGTAGTCTCTTCTGTATCTGAGGGAAAGACACCTGAGAAGTCCCAAAAAGACGGGGTCTAA
- the LOC110941257 gene encoding uncharacterized protein LOC110941257: MATPKLNLLIWRAFNEKLPTAKALRRRGVQIASEVCKVCGLSSESAKHVFVHCPFARLVWIQIWLWLKIPTRNHMESLKERMLDRRDWSRKKAKVIFAIYLSTTWNLWKNRNNKVFNSATTEVNKLLEEIKEETFDWISRRSKLQGVTWHEWRSFSVLDV, from the coding sequence ATGGCAACGCCTAAACTGAATTTATTAATATGGAGAGCTTTCAACGAGAAGCTACCCACGGCTAAAGCTTTAAGGAGAAGAGGGGTGCAAATAGCATCAGAGGTATGTAAAGTGTGTGGTCTATCATCTGAATCGGCTAAGCATGTGTTTGTTCATTGCCCGTTCGCGAGGTTAGTATGGATTCAAATCTGGTTATGGCTTAAGATCCCAACAAGAAATCACATGGAGTCACTAAAAGAAAGGATGCTGGATCGAAGAGATTGGTCTAGGAAGAAAGCTAAAGTAATATTTGCCATTTATCTCTCAACCACATGGAACCTTTGGAAGAATAGAAACAACAAAGTGTTCAACAGTGCGACAACGGAGGTAAACAAATTACTTGAGGAGATAAAGGAGGAAACTTTCGACTGGATTAGCAGAAGATCAAAGTTACAAGGGGTCACCTGGCATGAATGGAGAAGTTTTTCGGTCCTTGATGTATAA